One window from the genome of Metabacillus flavus encodes:
- a CDS encoding DAK2 domain-containing protein, giving the protein MSIKTLDGERFAEMISQGASHLSNNAKMVDALNVFPVPDGDTGTNMNLSMTSGAKEVQKNVQAHIGKVGTALSRGLLMGARGNSGVILSQLFRGFSKSIESKSTITAKDFAQALQTGVDTAYKAVMKPVEGTILTVAKDAAKKAVSESKNEDDLVKLMEAILDEAKASLNRTPDLLPVLKEVGVVDSGGQGLVLVYEGFLAELKGEKVPGTPMALPSMNDLVSAEHHKNVHAHINTEDIEFGYCTEFMVRFEEGKKVFSEDQFRNDLSEFGDSLLVISDDEVAKIHIHAEHPGEVLSYGQKYGSLISMKIENMREQHSSLVGESAKSQPAQKKKQKEKYGIITVTMGSGIAELFKSIGAHEVIEGGQTMNPSTEDIVSAIEKVNAENIIILPNNSNIVMAARQAASVVEENVLVIPSKTVPQGMSALLAFNPGVKPEENEEVMTEALGNVKSGQVTYAVRDTQIDGMDISKNDFMGILNGKIVTKDKVQVQAAVKLLKEMINDEDDILTILYGSESSEEEVSELVKQIETMFSDIEVEVHNGKQPLYSYIFSVE; this is encoded by the coding sequence GTGTCAATCAAAACTTTGGACGGCGAGCGCTTTGCTGAAATGATTTCACAGGGTGCCAGCCATTTATCCAATAATGCCAAAATGGTGGATGCCCTAAATGTTTTTCCGGTTCCAGATGGAGATACAGGCACTAACATGAACCTGTCTATGACATCAGGGGCCAAGGAAGTGCAAAAAAATGTCCAAGCCCATATTGGCAAAGTAGGGACAGCCCTTTCCAGAGGACTGCTTATGGGTGCACGGGGGAATTCGGGCGTCATCCTTTCTCAGCTGTTCAGAGGCTTCTCGAAGTCAATTGAAAGCAAAAGCACGATTACAGCGAAGGATTTTGCACAAGCTCTTCAAACCGGTGTTGATACAGCCTACAAAGCTGTAATGAAGCCTGTAGAGGGGACGATCCTTACTGTAGCAAAAGATGCAGCCAAAAAAGCCGTTTCTGAATCTAAAAATGAAGATGATCTTGTCAAACTGATGGAAGCGATTCTTGACGAAGCAAAGGCTTCATTGAATCGCACCCCCGATTTGCTTCCTGTTTTAAAGGAAGTGGGAGTTGTCGACAGCGGAGGTCAAGGTCTTGTATTAGTATACGAAGGGTTCCTGGCTGAATTGAAAGGCGAGAAAGTACCTGGAACTCCAATGGCACTGCCGTCCATGAATGATCTTGTCAGTGCGGAACACCATAAGAATGTTCACGCTCATATTAATACGGAAGACATTGAGTTCGGATACTGCACAGAGTTCATGGTTCGCTTTGAAGAGGGCAAGAAAGTCTTTTCTGAGGATCAGTTCCGCAATGATTTAAGTGAATTCGGAGATTCATTGCTCGTGATATCTGACGATGAGGTAGCGAAAATACATATTCATGCAGAGCACCCTGGCGAGGTGCTGTCATATGGACAAAAGTATGGAAGCCTGATCAGCATGAAGATTGAAAACATGCGTGAACAGCATAGCAGTCTTGTCGGTGAATCAGCTAAATCTCAGCCTGCCCAGAAGAAAAAGCAGAAGGAAAAATACGGCATCATCACCGTTACTATGGGTTCAGGAATTGCCGAATTGTTTAAAAGCATAGGCGCCCATGAAGTCATAGAAGGCGGCCAGACGATGAATCCAAGTACAGAAGATATCGTTTCTGCGATTGAAAAAGTGAATGCAGAAAACATTATCATCCTTCCGAACAATTCAAATATTGTGATGGCAGCCCGCCAGGCCGCATCAGTTGTTGAAGAGAATGTGCTGGTTATCCCTTCTAAAACCGTTCCTCAAGGGATGTCTGCTCTGCTTGCTTTCAATCCAGGCGTTAAACCTGAGGAAAACGAAGAAGTTATGACTGAAGCTCTCGGAAATGTAAAATCAGGTCAGGTAACATATGCCGTTCGCGACACTCAAATTGACGGCATGGATATTTCCAAAAATGATTTTATGGGTATTCTGAACGGAAAGATCGTGACGAAGGACAAAGTGCAAGTTCAGGCTGCTGTTAAGCTTCTTAAAGAAATGATCAATGATGAAGATGACATCTTGACCATTCTTTATGGAAGTGAATCAAGCGAAGAAGAAGTAAGCGAGCTTGTAAAGCAAATTGAAACGATGTTCAGCGACATTGAAGTGGAAGTGCATAACGGCAAACAGCCTCTGTACTCTTACATTTTCTCTGTCGAGTAA